The Choloepus didactylus isolate mChoDid1 chromosome 15, mChoDid1.pri, whole genome shotgun sequence genome segment tacacCTGttcatatactaaagggagtgtcagtcactagATTTTCACtgtcacacagtcacacgataaaaactgtatagttatacaattatcatcaagaatcaagtctattggattacCATTCAGcatattcaggtatttccttctagctattctgatacactagaagctaaaaaggaaaatttatataatgtgtaagaataacctccacacTGACCTCTTCACTCTATTTTTGctgtctctcagccactgaagctttattttgtttcatttcatttccaccttttgtcaggatggcattctcaatcccatggtatcagggccaggcttattccggggagtcctgtccctcattgccagggagacgtACACTCTTGGGAGGCATGGCCCATGTCggggggagagtagtgagtttatttgcagagttggctgagagcaagaggccacatctgagcaacaaaagaggttctctggggttgactcttaggcataattattagtgCAGCAGCctttttttacagaaatggaaaagccagtcatcaaatttatatggaatctCATGGGAcatcaaatagccaaaaacctcttgaaaaagaacaaatttttcctgttttaaaactttctacaaaactatagtaataaaaaacagtgtggtgctggcataaggacagataaaTAGAGCAGTGAAACCAggattgagagttcaaaaataaaccctcacatctatggccaattgatttttacaaGGGTGTTAAGTCTACTCAATGGGggaagaatagtttcttcaacaaatggtgctgggaagaaCTGGGTATCTatctgcaaaagaatgaaagtgaacccctatttcacaccatatacaaaaattatctcaaaatgaatcaaagacctaaatgtaagagctaaaaccataaaactctttgaagataacataggggaaatctttaggaccttgtattaggataGGGAATGGATTCTTACATATGACCAAAAgcatgaaagaagagaaaaaaataaagcatacttcatcaaacttaaaaactGCATcgaaggactttatcaagaaagtgaaaagagaacctatagaatgtgagaaaatagttgcaaatcatatctaATAAGTGTTTATGActcagaaaacataaagaaatactacaactcaacaacaaaaagacaaaaatcccaatttaaaaatgggcaaaaactcaAATAGACATGTCTtcaaaagatatataaatggcaatacacatatgaaaagacactcaacttCATTAaccagtagggaaatgcaaatcaaaacccaatGAAATGACACtacacatccactaggatgggctatgaaaaaaaacaagtgttgaccaggatgcagagaaataggaaccctcatacattggtggtgggaatgtaaaatggtgcaggtgctGTGGAAAATAGGCAAgtcctcagaaagttatgtatagagttatcatatgacctggtaatcccacttctaagtatatacccaaaagaattcaaaACAGGCACACAAACAGGTATTTTCATGCCAATGTTCGTAGCCGCATTATTCGTTTTAGCCAAAAGGTGGACATGATccatgtccatcaaccaatgaatggataaacaaaatgtggtatatacatacagtggaatattactcagctataagaaggaatgaagttttttttttaaattcatttttattgagatacatttgcataccatgcagtcatacaaagcgtacgttcacttgttcacagtaccattatatagttgtgctttcatcaccaaaattagtttttgaacattttcattatcacacacacaaaaataataagaataaaaattaaagtgaaaaagaacaattaatgtgaaaaagaacactgggtgcctttttttttttttttgcccccatttttctactcattcatccatacactggacaaaggggagtgtgttccATATGGCTTTCAGGAATTtgtgtaagctacatttttatacaatcgtcttcaagattcatgggttctgggttgtagtttgatggtttcaggtatttactgctagctaaggaatgaagttttgatacatgctacagcatggatgaaccttgatgacatcatgttgagtgagataagccagacacaaaaggacagatactgtttgacttcacttacatgaaatatctaggataATCAAGTtgatagagaaagaaagtcaaTTACAAGTTCCCAgtgtggggtggggaatagggagttacTGTTTAggtagtttctgtttggagtgatggaaaattttggtaatagatgttGGCAGTGGTAGGATAACATCATGAACGTCattgtcactgaattgtacacatgacagtggttaaaatgggaaattttgtgttttttacatGGTACCACAAAAGACATTTTTTACAAAATGAGGGGGAAACACACCCAAGATTTTTAGGTAAGAATTAATGCACCTTTAAAATAAAAGCTCACACTGTCAGTTAGTTTCCCTTATTAGCAGAATAACACTTTTTGGAGAGATTAACATCagaattttgtaaaaataatgaTTAACATTTTTTGAACAACTCAACTCACTATATGTTTATTCCTCTCACCAATAGAGATATAAATTATATTACTAGTCCAGTTTTCTaatggggaaactaaggcctTGTGAGCTCTGATAGTATTTAGATCATCTTATAGATTGTGGTGTTGATTATATTGCCTGTAAGGCATCCATTTTTAAGTGGTTTTTCTATATGTTTCTGGATAATTGGCAGCAATTTCAAATTTAGCATTTTCTCATACCCCTGCATAGGGCATTTTGCCTTAAACCTATCTAGACCTTTTTAAGTATAAAATCTAAGGTAGATCAGCTTCTTAGAAATAGCTGTGTTGATATGCTCATAATGAGTAGGTaactatttaaaaatcagcaaaaaacTGTAGTCTGAAAAGTATCTTAGCATGAATGGTTTCACTTCCCTGGCCTAAAGAAACAAGTTCACTGAGTGAGCTCCTTTCTAGGTTTTCCAGAACTTAGCACTTTTCTAGGTTTTCCAGAAGTTAGCACTAACAAGATGATAATGTAAAACTGTGAACACATATTTACCGATAAGCAAATCTGATAATACCTGAATTTCCCCCTACTTTGAGACTAGTGAAACTATGAACAGACTTTATTCATAATTAAAGTGTTAGATATGTATGTTTGGTCAGCTTATGTGTTCTTCAGAGATGTTGGCCAACTAATGGACAGAACAGTGAAGAAAAATGCTGGACAcacttttagctctttcttggtCTTTATTGTAGCTTCTTTTGCCATCCACGTCCGTTGTATGTTAGTTATGGGcctttaagaacttgttttttaaAGATGTCAGATATGAGTAAACAAAAGGTAAGactatattacattttattaatatagtcTAACTATGTCCTGTAAAATGTTTCGGCTCCAGTAATAATTTTTGGTTTGCCTCAATCATTATATTATCAGCACTGATTTTCTCTTCCAATTGTGCTATCAATTAAGAAGCAACTATGTGTTTCTGTCAAAGTGATTTTTCAAACATAATGTGACATCTTGGTGTGTTTGATTAGTTTTGAGGTACACTGAAAATAATTTGTTAATACTAGTTAAAATAGCAAAGTTTActaattatttactttttaaaaatccctataATATCCTTTTAATATTGGTTTCACTGCTTTCTTCTATGGGAGAGAGGTGTGGAGTTAAAGCTCTCTTGTCAGGAATTTGTGTAAGTCTCATGTATGGGAGAATACTTCATGTCACCCATCATGTATAGAAAGAAAGTTTTTATCATAATTTCAAGTGTTGCCCCATTCTCATCTCTTTTTTGCAGGAACTTTTCCAGTTAATCAATCTTTGGGCAGAGAGGTTTTGTGCTTTAGAGGAAAAGTGTGAAAACATCCAGAAACCAATCAGTAGTGTCCAAGAAAACACAGAGCAGTAAGCTAATTTTATAATCTCTTTAACTTTTTTGTATTTCTGAAAGCATTTCAAATTACGTGTCACATGGTACAAATAATTCCTGAAAAGTTTtacccagttttctcatctggtaacattttaatatgtttgctttatttctctttttctttcttgtcttttggCTTTATTTGGCTGCCATTATGCTATAGTGGCCTAGTTGAGTGGTTGAAGCAGAGAACTGCATAGTCCTCAGGTCTAAAATTTTTACTATCTGGGTTtctaagaaaaagtttgctgatttcCTGCACTAGAATTTAATGTTGGTTTACAGCCTCTTTGCTTTCCAGAGTTAGCAGTCAGacctgttttcttttagaagcttttaaattatgaattacatttccttaatagctacaGGGCTATTCggattgtctgttttattttagaTGAGGTTTGCTAGTTTGAGGAactgttcatttcatctaagttgtcaaatttctGTTCACAGTGTTGCTGGTAATATTTCCTTATTAACCTTTTAATGGCtacaggatctttttttttttaattcagttttattgagctatattcacataccatacagtcattcatggtatacaatcagctgttcacagtaccatcagatagttgtgcattcatcaccccaatctatttttgaatgttttccttacaccagaaagaataaaaataggaataaaaaataaaagtaaaaatgaacacccaaatcatccctccatcccactctatttttcttttagtttttgtccccatttttctactcatccatccatacactagataaagagagtgaAATCCAGGCtttccaatcacactgtcaccccatgtaagctacatagttatacaatcgttgcagtttgatagtttcaggtattcacttctagctattccaatacaataaaacctaaaaagggatatctatatagtgcataagaatgcccaccagagtgacctcttgactccatttgaaacctctcagccactgaaactttattttgtttcatttcgctcccccttttggtcaagaagatgttcttaatcccacaatgcctggtccaggctcattcccaggagtcatatcctgcattggcagggagatttacacccttggaagtcgggtcccacatggggggagggcagtgagttcaccggCTGCAGAATCTTAATAATGTTGCCTGTTTAttcctgatattgataatttgtgaattgtctctttttatctttgtcagtcttgctagaagtttatcaattttattgatctttttaaagagctacctttcatttcattgattctctttttttcattttcaatttcattgactttttttttttttttaactgggtttACTCACTTTAATAACAATACGTTTACCATGTTATCACCACGGAATGTAAAGTCAGACAAGAGAATTTCACAAGTGCAACAAAGCATTCTGTAGTATGTCACGTTTGTGTATAATGAATGCCTGGCTAAGCCCACTTGCTTGTAAATATAAAACACCGGTAATacattttgtttaacatttttgaatCTTACAGAACTAAACTAGAATGCATAATTAAGTTATCCTCATCTGCTCATACTACTTATAAGCAGCTCGGTTACCAGGTTTTTAGGTTTAtcttaaacacatacacacacacacacacacacacacacactttcggTTGTGAGAGGCATTACAATGTTATATTCCATGCACTTTTCTGAGTTCTTTGAGACTAAACCAGCCCTAGAAACCAAAACACTAGACAAGTTTAGAAGGtgggcagaaaaaaattaattgaggtAAATAGTACATAACAACCAGACAACATGATATTCTGCAGCAACTCGGAGTACTTCAGGGTTGGCTGTCCTTCCATTATGAGAGTTTAAGAATGTGGACATTTTACCATTACCAAGAGAATTTGGATGACATGTTTCTTTTGTGCTAACTTGACTTCCCTGAATGATCTAGTTAGTGAACTTGTCACCAATAATTTGGTCACCAGATAAATCAAGCCTGAAAGAAAGGAAGCCAATATTCAAAATACCATGTTTTTATCTGAACCTactcaaatgttttattttcagcatATATGTGTAAGCTTAATTTGAGgtgtttaaataaaacaaataccatcaACACCAAGATAGCACGATAGCACCTCTTCTAAAGTTTAGGTTTTGCCCAGTATTTCCGATACAAGGAATAGTCCATACCAAGAGTCATTGCTCCCACAACAAAGCCTTGGGCTGCCACATGCATGTGAATCAGGTGAACAGACATTTTAGTATTTCCCCTGCTCTTCAGTTTGTATAATCCATATGCAACAATTGCTGCAAAACCTGCCATCCCAGTTGGGACAAATGGTGCCTCTCTAGCTTTTCGGATAAGTTTAGATCCCTGATCTTCATCATAGGAAGATAGAGAAACATTTTTATCGGTTGACATGATTTGTTGAAGAATCTTCCACTAAGGACAACATGTCTTTAGCTTCCACTGCATCTGCCTCATTggctttttattacatttttattatctccTTCCTGCTTTTTGTGGGTTAttctgctctttttctagtttcttaaggtgggaACTTATTATTGACTTGAGGTCTTTTCTTTCCTATGAAAGtattttagtgctataaatttccttctcattaCTGCTGTAACTGGATCTTGGATCTTACAAATTTTCATATGttctattttcattcagttctgtttttaattttcaattgattttttttttcaaatgggttagaaatatgttgtttaatttccaagtatttacAGATTTTCCTGTTACCTTtatgtttattgatttctagtttgattccattacagtcagagaacatactctgtatgTTCAATTCGTTTAAATTTGTTGACGTTTTCTTTATGACCCAGGATATGGtatatcttggtgaatgttccttGGGCGCTTGCAAAGAATGTATATTTTGTCGTTCTCGGGTGGAACGTTGTATATGTCAGTTAGATCATGTTGGTATTCTTTAGATCTCCTAtattctttctgattttctgtctCATAATTCTAGCATTTGCTGAGAGAAGGGTGTTAAAGTCCCCAACTATAATTAACATTATGTAATGTGATTTTCTTTGCTGTGTAATTTACTTTACTTGCTATTAACATAGCcattccagttttcttttgactAATGTTTGCATAGTGTATCCTTTTCCATCCATAACTTTCAATCTACCTATATCATTAAATTGGAAGTGATTTCCTTATAAGCAGCATATTGTTGGATCATGTTTTAATCTGCTCTCCCAATCCCTGACTTACGGTTGGTATATTTAGACTATTATATTTAAAGCAATTTGATAAACTAGGTCTTAaagctgtcattttattttttgctttctgtttcttccctCTTGTTCTTGTTCCTGTTTCCCTTCCATTCCTTTACCATTTTTGTGGAATTCTATTTTGGTTTATTATAGTGTTTTTGTGTATATGTCATATAGTTTTTTATTGGTTGCTCTATGAACTACAGGATACATAATTTAACTTACCACCGATTATTGGTATTGATGTTTTACCACTTTTATTGAAGTGTAGAAACATTACTTCCATTTATGTGCCTCTACCCTACCTGCTATTTTCAATATAACGGCCTTACATTTACTGTATATACATTAAGCATCATATGAGATGGTTATATTTGCTTCTGTCTACAAACATGACTTTAAAATCTTATGAGGAAAGGGCTAGTCTGTTATATTTACCCCTACTTTTGCCAatttcattgttctttctttcttcctaagTTCTAAGGAGAACTTCTTTtggagaacttcctttagccatttCTTAAGGGTAAGTCTGCTGGGGACAAATTCTGTGTTCCTTTGTCTGAGAATGTCCtgatttctccttcatttctaaacagtattttcactggatatagaattcagGATTAACAgttctttctttcagcacttgaaaaatgtgcCACTTTTCTTCTGACCACTGTGAGATAAGAggtgtgctgtcattcaaataaTTGTTCCCCTATATGCAATGAATCGATCCATTGTAggtgctttcaagattttttctttgtctttaacttAATTAAATGAACTTTGTCAGGAGtttaattttgttgttgctttgtatttctttgagttCATCATGTGTGAAAtttgctcagcttcttgaatctgtaggctTGGGAAATTTttatctgttatttctttgaatgtttttcaACTCCAcactctttttcctcttcttttaggAATACAGTGGCATGAATATTAGATCATTTATTATGGTCTCATAGGtctctattttagtttcctagctgttaaaaatatatatcatacaatgggttggtttaacagggatttattggctcacagtttcagaggcttgaaggcttgcttcctcctagcattggtatcttctggctacCCGGCAATTTTTGGgattcctggcttttctgtcacatggcaatgtacatggtgatGTATTCTCCCTTATCTTCCAGGTtacattgacttctggcttctgattgTTCCTTGTAGCTCttctccatgtccaatttccatTGCTTACAAGAGCTTCAGCCACATTGGGTTAAGGCCTCCCCTCATCCAGTTTGGGcaaactttagttaataatatcgTCAGACGTCCTGTTTATAAATGGGTTTacacacaggaccagggattgggacctgagcATGCTTTTGtcggggacatgattcagtccccaataaTCTCCAAAGctccttatatatatatttttttaaataatctattttctttctattgaTCTCTCTTCAAGTCTACTAATTCTTTCCTGTCATCTCCAAGCTGCTGTTGTACCCATCCAATGAGTTttgtatttcagttattgtattttcagatttataatgatcatttccttcttttttatgttttctatttgccCACTTGTTACCCCCATGCTACCCTAGGCTGCCTGCTACTTCCTCATGCGGGTCAGAGTCCAGATTCTCTACATTGTCTTTGATGACACTGTAAGGAGGCAGTTTGCATCTGTGGTGCTTAGCTGGAATAGTGTAGGTATTGTCAAAAAGGTTTCTGTACTATGGGGATATAtgggtgataaaaagaaaaaccagggAACTTATCACTGTATCCTTTCTCAAGTTCTGAGGCACCTACTTGGTCTGCCTTCCTCtttctactttcagaattcttctTAATAATTATCTGTTTTATTATGTACAGGGTTTCTAGTTGTATTTAGCGGAAAGAACCAAGGAGAAATGTGTCTACTCCATATTGTCTGGAATCAGAAACTTCCAGCCTTTTTAGAGTTAGAAGAGCCAGTCTGTGCTGTTCACTTAGGCTTCCATATAACACTGTTTTGCCTTAATGgacataataaatttttttttaaataataaaattttaaattatattattttactaAGTGTTTACCTTGATTTGTAAAAATTTAATTGATTGTTATTTAAGTAGATCTTATAGATGAAGGATGGCACATTTTTTACACATGTATCACATTTCCCTCTTCCATCAACTCTGGGAGACATCTCTAATTTATTATGGTTCTTACCCTTCTGCATTGCTCAGTTTCCTTGGAACCTCAAAAATGTTGTAAATATTGCCTTAGGCAGCCATTATTATTGATCAAAGTTGGCATGAGAGATGAAACTAATTTGTAATCATCCCTGCAAGGTTCATCTGTGGTAAGTTCATCTTCTTTAACTCCCCAATCCCCAGTCTTTCCTCTGGAATTCCTGGGTTCTTAAAATTTTGGCTTTTGATATCTAACCTTCCCATTTATTGGCTAGATCAGATGtcctacaaacattttttatcaCATACTCCATCGgtcaataaataaaattgagcatATGTCCCCTGTATGTTTGTGTAATTATAAGGTACATACTGCTGTATTGCTTCATTACATTATAAAACACgtcaaaaatatcttttttaatggATGAGAGATGGACTAGATAACATTTTTAGATTTCTTATGAATTGAGATGGTTATATACCATAGAGTAGCTAATTTTTAAGGCACAATGTACTTATAGGGAAGGTTGATTGTTAATAGGAAGTAAATATATAGCACTT includes the following:
- the LOC119510694 gene encoding HIG1 domain family member 1A, mitochondrial-like, whose product is MSTDKNVSLSSYDEDQGSKLIRKAREAPFVPTGMAGFAAIVAYGLYKLKSRGNTKMSVHLIHMHVAAQGFVVGAMTLGMDYSLYRKYWAKPKL